The Actinomycetes bacterium genome contains the following window.
CGTGCTCCTGCTCGTTGAAGCAGGGCAGCACGATCGTGACCAGCGGCGGGTCGCCGGGGCCGGGGTCGGGGGTCTGCTGCGTCACCTGGTGCGTGCCCGGGGTCGCCGGAGACATCGACTCCGTGACGGGCTCGGTGACGGGCAGTCGGGCGGTGACGTCGGGCGCGGGCTGCTGGCTCATGACCCGAGCCAGCCTAGGGGTAGTAGCCCACCACGTCCCCGACGAGGTGCGTCGACCCGGCCCCGTTGGTGACCCGGATCCGGTTCTTGGTCCCGACCCGCACCACCACGAGGTTCGCCGTCGTCCGCCAGGCCCGCAGCGTGAGGTCGGGGAACGCCGGGCGCACCGCGCCGTTGGGCCACGCGGTCACGAACGAGTTGCGCGAGGGGTCGACCGCCGTGAGGTTCATCACGACGGCGCGGGCACCGGCCGGGACCGGCTTGCCCTTGCCCGCGACCTGCACGGTGACGACGCCGCCGGCGCCCACCCGGGCCCGCGGGGCGCCGACGCCGGTGCGGGTGTCGAGCACCCGGGCCGCGGCGCGGGGCTGGAACAGGCGCCCGCCCATGACGGCCTGCGGCGCCCACCAGCCGACCACGTCGACGACGACATGCGCCGTCGCGTCGCGCCCGGTGAGCTCGAAGGTGCCGCCGGCGAGGCGGGCGACCGCACGGTTCTGCACCGGCCGCCCGGGCGCGTACGACACGGTGGCGCTCCCCCGGTCGCTGCCGGCGGACGCGACGGTCACCGCGCCGCGGCCGCTCGCCGACAGGGCGGTCACGTTGAGCAGCGCCCCGCTCATCGACGCCGCCGGGATGCCGGACAGCGTGGGCAGCGTGACGGAGCGCTGCCCGCCGGGCACCAGCGGCCCGGCCGGGTCGCGCCGCGAGTCGTAGAGGCGCAGCGGCCTGGTCGGGCGGAAGACGTCACCACCGGCGGTCGGGTAGTAGCCGATGACGTGCACCGCGAGCTCCGTCGTGCCGGCGGCGTTGGCGATGCTCACCATGCCGTTGCCGCCGAGTGCGGTCACCGCCATCGCCGATCCCGAGCCGCCGGCCGGCACGTTGAGGGCCGCCGACGCCGGCTTGGCCGACCCGGTGGCCCAGGCGCGGACCGAGGTGCTCGCGGTCGCGCACCCGGCCGAGATGTTGAGCGCCACCGCGGCGACGCCGGACTCCGGCACCCGGCCGACCCCGGGCACCCGCAGGTCCAGCCGCTGCCCGGACGCCACGGGCAGGTTGCCGTCGGCGCCGGTGTCGTAGAGCCGGATCGGGTCGACCGGGACGAAGCCGGTCCGCCCCGGCCGGGCCGCCGGCGCCACCGTCGGCGGGGTCGACCGCGCGGCGTCGACGGTCACCGGGGCGCTCCAGGTGGGCGTCGACCCGCCGGCGTCGGAGCCGGTGAGCGCCAGGGTGTACGCGCCGGGGCGGACCAGCGCGCCGGCGTCGTCGCGCAGGTCCCACAGGGCGCTCAGCGGCACGGCCGGCGACGCGGTGCCGGTCACGGTCCGGACCAGCGTGGTGCGGCACGCGTCGCGGACCTCGAGCCGCCACAGCTGGTCGCTGCTGACCCGCGCGGTCGCCGTGACGGTCGACCCGGCCCCGTAGACGGCGGAGCCGGCGGACAGCC
Protein-coding sequences here:
- a CDS encoding peptidoglycan recognition protein — its product is MRKAPSAVLLSVLVPLATALPVVSLPAAAPRPVAPEVRAEALRGVDPALLGTPSARRSLRAASAEVSTPDRPEVLVSRTGVAEFDLLGVTWRRTPPGRDAPSVLVRAHGDDGWSAWTALDPAPTPGGGEARHARGGTEPLWVGPSDGYQVRVDVRSGPVPRGLRVDLIDPGSSAADADPTAGRPMQGAAAAAGQPVIYSRAQWGADERLRSGTPKYSATIKTGFVHHTAGTNGYSEAEVPKILRAVYAYHVKGNGWSDIGYNFLVDRFGRLWEGRYGGITKAVIGAHTGGFNVDTFAVSALGNYDKVAPEQPMLDSIARLMAWKLGSHFRDPNGTAVLTSQGGGTSRYSAGTKVTFSNVSGHRDAGRTSCPGSNLYAQLPTIRALTTSYMGTALYNPRLSAGSAVYGAGSTVTATARVSSDQLWRLEVRDACRTTLVRTVTGTASPAVPLSALWDLRDDAGALVRPGAYTLALTGSDAGGSTPTWSAPVTVDAARSTPPTVAPAARPGRTGFVPVDPIRLYDTGADGNLPVASGQRLDLRVPGVGRVPESGVAAVALNISAGCATASTSVRAWATGSAKPASAALNVPAGGSGSAMAVTALGGNGMVSIANAAGTTELAVHVIGYYPTAGGDVFRPTRPLRLYDSRRDPAGPLVPGGQRSVTLPTLSGIPAASMSGALLNVTALSASGRGAVTVASAGSDRGSATVSYAPGRPVQNRAVARLAGGTFELTGRDATAHVVVDVVGWWAPQAVMGGRLFQPRAAARVLDTRTGVGAPRARVGAGGVVTVQVAGKGKPVPAGARAVVMNLTAVDPSRNSFVTAWPNGAVRPAFPDLTLRAWRTTANLVVVRVGTKNRIRVTNGAGSTHLVGDVVGYYP